gaccaccagagtgccctcttcctgatctccatacagaccaccagagtgccctcttcctgatctccagacagaccaccagagtgccctcttcctgatctccagacagaccaccagagtgccctcttcctgatctccagacagaccaccagagtgccctctttctgatctccagacagaccaccagagtgccctcttcctgatctccagacagaccaccagagtgccctcttcctgatctctggggacttcaaccatgtatttattttatacagagCTTCTGTGTTCTGCACATActtctattatcattattttcattgtatttgtatttatatcttattaattacttcttctattaatattatttgatattcttacttattgtgtataggagcaactctattgactgaatttccctcctgAGGTggattttaaatgaagaaaaccTGGTTGTAAAgggaaataaagtatatctgaTTCTGATAAATGAGCCGTTAGTTCCTGGGACTCTCTCAGCTTGACTAGTCTGTGTCAAACAGACATGTTTTCATCTTGCTGCAGACTGAAGGtgcaaaagaataaaaaaaagcaaaccagCAGAATGCATCAGGACGTCCTTGTAAAGAAATCTTATTAGGCATGAGCTTTTTCATCATCTAATTAACTCGAATGTGGAAATAGCCCACTCAGACAACCACCCCGCCTCAGAGCATTCTAGCATCAGTCAGGTTTAatgtttgtgtaatgttgttttcCATGAATTGAACATCAGGACAGGCGCTGGTTAAGGGTTGGGCTAACTGACCCCTGGTCCCCGAGGTTAAAAAGCACACTGATTGCAAACCAAAGTGACGCTCCTCTGCCTGGTGGCGGGAGGCAACCTTCCATCTCCGCCACAACCACTGACATCTCTCAACATGTgatccccccctccctccctccctctcactcCGTCTTTCCCATTTCTGGAGTCACTTTTTTTGAATCCTGGAAGGCATAACAAACTTGCTTGCTCCTGGTCCGAGGCTAAAGATATCACTTTGTGCCACATCACTTTATAAAGAGAAGTGAGAATGTGTTTATAACCCGTGTGTTTATTGCCAACTTGTTCTCACTGGCCTTTGGCCATATGACTGGTCCGATTGTGTGTTATGCACACTGACAAATCGCTTATTAAAGTTGTGGTTTGACTGAAGTGAGCACTGATGGGGAGGGAAAAGgatggatgaagggatggatggatggatggatgggtgggtgagAAAGTCCTTGGTAAAAAACACAGAGGCAAAACAAATCAATCACAGTTACCCCGGAATAGGCAATCCCCCTTTAACTTCTCAAACTGAAGGATACTTCAGCTTTCTCAGAAGTTATTAGTAACAGAAATCATCAAAGCAAAGCACCAACATGATTTACAGGAGGGGTGGATTTTataagccaaaatactattcaataatcattggcatctaatAGGGacgggcaatgatttttgaatatttgaatattgttcacttattaaaaattaCTTTGtaattactttgaatattttctcattttaaaagtacagtttttcattgtttttaccggttcctggttgtaatacggtattcccgccagacggtggctacagagcggtttaaagctgttttttgcgaactgcattaaatagcaaaagaagaagaaaacattaatggcagtcgcagtgattttctccttttctgaaTCTCATACTACTtcatagggatgggtacctttcacatttgaacggatacggtaccgatacccggtacctgggaatcggtaccggtactcaacgataccaattttcagtacttttgtgtttatgtggtaataaatgttcatttaaaaaaataaaatctaattttttttaaatttaacatatttatttaatttaacatgaaatgaacagaaacaggattctataggtgattagatatatttgCTGACACGTGTTCGTGGGTTCTAATTGCTCTTtggggagtttatcaatgaacacacgtgaacgcctgcggacggaaaaaagtcagttctccgtctctttataataacaggacacataaCTTACTTGTAGGGCATTCAcccacacaggaacggttataaacagggcaggtagtcagGGCGACAGGGTCAGTCTCATcttcctgcagttctgcctcatggtgagtgcgcgcgcccgtcagctgcaggctctgttTGGCGCACTCCCGCGCAGAtgtgcagagcagagagcagagagcagagacgtccacccgatcagtctcaaactttattacagggcgaaagtatggaaactcgcctcctcttcctctccctcccagTCACAAGGATGGGTTCAGGTACTGAAACATGGTttcgtttgattttacgtgaatcggtactcggtagtacagACGGAATTCTGTCGGTAACTATAAAAGTACTGatttcggtacccatccctactacacacatgtatttccagagactgagcatggctgtaaaatgtaaacacaaacgtCACGCTGcgtcacacaaacactcacgtgaagatcgagacagacgctgtcagtgtcCGCTACTAACaacacctcgtcctgctgctggttaacgggactgccacacaaacgggtcgttaatgggacaggtgtgtgtgtgtgtgtgtgtgtgtgtgtgtgtgtgtgtgtgtgtaatgcagttagcaaacagctttaagacgctctgtagccaccgtctggcaggaataccgtattacaacaaggcaccagtaaaaacgatgaaaaactgtacttttacaatgagaaaatattcaaagttcgatttttaataagtgaacgaatatttgaatattcgaaaaaATTTTAAAAGCGCgcatggagacctgacgcacagccgcagccgccagctgagcgtctctgcagtgtgcaacacctttaacagctgattcacatccaaacatgctttaaacttaaaacacctccctgatagctgagtgtgatatgagaccacatgatgtttgttccacatgatggaaaattgaaaacaaaaatacgtatttcgagtaatttcttaacaaccAATTAATGGATACTTGAttcattgtttacatccctatGTCAGACAGAAAGGATTTGTAAATGTTAGCCTCATGATTCAGGACACAAAGTTTAAACCAAAAGCAGTTCAGTTTTGTATTAAAACCCAAATCATGGATCTATTTCAGTTCAAACCGTTGtacataaaatgaaatgataaatgcTGAACAGCATTAAAGAGTCTGTCTCCTGAGCAGCCTCTGAGTGTTAAAGAGAGTGAATCTAAAAGTGACTTACGATGAGAGGATGGATTCCAAAGTACATGAACACATCAGCTACAGTCAGCTGGTTCCCGGCCAGGAACACCTTGTCCTGCAGGTAAAGGTTTAGATCCTGCAAGAACACATATTCACAACATAAGCAACTATGCACACAGGGTCACTCAGTCATGCAGCATGGTATACATCTCTTTGTAAACGAGCTTTTCTTCACGTGAGcgatgaagacagagaggttACTTTCATTTGAAACTCTAATGAAGCCTCTGAGACGTGAGAAGCTGTTTGTGTCATCATGAAAACAAACTACAAcaaagaggaggtgaagagaatctgcagctctgcagagacgtTCATGCACAATTCACATTTCTACAAAGACGCTGCTCTCATGACGGACTCCGCAGACGTTAAAGGAGGTATGATAGCAGGTTTGTTAACCTATATATCTGTGGATGCGTGAGTCTGGATCCtagcgtgcgtgtgtgtctatgtgttgTGCTTCGTGGGTAGGCATAATGTGTAACCTGAGGGGGTTTACCATGCCTCCCCATGACTGGGGACTCAGCACAGATGCTCTACAAAACAGGCTGTTTGTTTACTCCACAACCAAATGAATTCAGCTCTAGCTTGCACGTCTAATGAAGCCGTCCTGCACTTGGCCATCAGGACGTGGGTTTCTCAGTCCGTGTGTGCAAAGTCGTGCATGGCAGTGCTGGTCCCAGGGGAAGAGACCATCTTTAGCACTTGTACATTGTGCAAAGGAAACACTCCATGCACACAGAGCATCTTGGGGGCAAATGGAGTTATTGTGCGGCAAGAGTGGGTGATGCCAAACAAGGCATGAAGACTGCagacttcctctccttccacaATCAGATCCTTGCTTTTCTTAGCCTACAGCCATGGAGCCGAAGCCCAGTCGAGCATCAGCAGAGACACAGCTCTCCAGACACATCCACCCAGCACATGGAGCTCCAACCTGGGTTCTCCTACTGCCCCTGCCTTCAGTGTGCACCCTATGATTGGTGCATTCAGACTCAACAATGATGAAGTTTGAAGCATCATTGAGACAGAGTTAGTCGTCAGCTGTTTCAGACATTAGAGGATCTGTGAAGAAGTTCTTCTTGAAAGTCTTGTTTCATGTCCTTTGGGTGGGCCATGAACATGGAGTGAAAAATCAGCAGATCCTCTTCACTCAGTGCATGACTCTGTTAGTTTTAGATGCACTTTGACTTAACTACTGTTATTATCTGGTGTCATAACAGTGCAGGGACTTCTTTCTACCATTACTGTCTATCtaccagtgttgtagtcgagtcaccaaaccttgcATCCGAGTCCAGTCCTTATTATTTGAGTCCcagttagggttgcaaaggggtggaaaatttccggtaaatttccggaaagtttccggtaaatttccatgggaagttaagctggggaattttggaaatattccaaattcgAAATGAtgagaatttatgggaatttaatggaaaagtatcatatccacgcataaatatttgttttgttataagcagacatccatccaaaataatacaatttaaacagatttatttgtaagtagaacttaatcaagtgttaaatattttattgaacaatcaattctttcattgaagaacaaaaacttgaatgttgagttaaatattactcatcccccagactctacccattcaaaaattaacaaaaatgcaatcccaaaaaagtcccattcaaaatgttaaattaaaagagccgttctccctccaaacaagtaccattcaaaatgttaaattaaaagagcccctctccctccaaaaaagtcccattcaaaatgttaaataaaaagtgcatgtagggggtgtggtctcaatagccctgcagtaagcagtgtgctatgtgcatgtgattgaggagtagcatagatattcaactgtacttgagtgaaatctggttgttttagtcaggattatgctaaaatatatttgccccaactatatttaagttccctattaagagccaacattcaatttagtaaattcctggtttattcctgtttattcctgtttattcccgttaattcccatggaaagtttccaactttgaaaattcctggaattttgcaaccctagttccAGTTCAagtcgagtcaccaaaccttgatTACAAGGAGGGCGGCTGTTTCAATCTAAACTATTGACTGTCTgagcctggactgactgtgtgaacctttAGTCACTAATATTACCGTTACACTGACACAGTGAAGTGATGAACAGTCTCAGTAACTTGAGCATCTCTCTTGTTTTGGGGTTCATCctgtacagatgtctgttaaagtttgagctggtctctttccttgatgggtctcttaaatctccaacacgtcgctctgctctcgctgcatttactgtgaaatctttgaaagaagAACACACAGCTGGTAGCGTCTTTAAATCCTGGCAGACGTCACGTGAACGCGCAGGCACGGGAACGCTCGTGCCAGTCCCTCACTCTGAACAGAACACATTTTatcaaacatacaaaatctaacatgaacattaaaacagtctggaTCAttatacactgcgtgcacaattattaggcacgtgagtatttttgtgaatatgttaaaaactgttaacagtcgttttaaaatttgtcaagaagtcagatagtgaatatatttcttcaactgtgtggttaaaatgatgcttttcaaattactttgactgtatttttaaataaatgcagaatctgcagaaatgagcgtgccaaattattatgcaagttggtgataagagtatataacttgtgaaaattaagaactaggcaccattttaaacgttctgttgattgaaaataataatatttactacaaatgttttcaaacttcaacaaaaacaactgttttatttacatttgtgtacaaaataaaactgttaatgtctttaaaacatttcaaatctaaagtgtttctcaaatgtccaatataacctccttttctttcagtgagggtcagaggtcactgtaaactgatttagtttctgatgacttctctgctgacactgtgagctgtaccgtgtatgtctttccaaagaggctctttgagctgtatttcagccattactgtaaatgatcttcttcagtattcaccacaagttctcagtagggttgagatcgggtgagcaggcaggccagttcatgaggcgatcatcttttgtattttcctgcatggaggtaaagacattcagctaaagtgaaaaagacgcttgtgttcatgcatgagcacaatgcaccgtcacatgcctcacgttattcccaggacaggatggcatctcagggctttaaagaggatcacctcatgaactggcctgcctgctcacccgatctcaaccagactgagaacttgtggtcaatactgaagaagataatttacagtaatggcaagaaatacagctcaaagagcctctttggaaagccatacacgGTACAGCTCAGAGTCATCAGAGAAGTcctcagaaactaaatcagtttacagtgacctctgaccctcactgaaagaaaaggaggttatattggacactagagaaacactgaagatttgaaatgttttaaagactttaacagttttattttgtatacaaatgtaaagaaaactttttttttgttgaaggttgaatacagttgtagtaaatattattattttcaatcaacagaacgtttaaatggtgcctagttcttaatttttataagttatatgctcttatcaccaacttgcataataatttggcacactcatttctgcagattctgcatttatttaaaaatacagccaaagtaatttgaaaagcatcattttaaccacacagttgaagaaatatattcactatctgacttcttgacaaatttgaaaatgactgttaacatagttttaaaCATATTCACAAACATACTCAtgtgcctaataattgtgcacgcagtttATAAGCCCGAGTCCTCCTCACTATCATCTAAGTCCttatgcagtcaatgctcaagtccgagtccaagtccgagtcatcagtgctcgagtccgagtccaagtccgagtcatcagtgctcgagtccgagtccaagtctgagtcatcagtggttgagtccgagtcatcagtgctcgagtccgtgtccaagtctgagtcatcagtgtttgagtccgagtcatcagtgctcgactCCAAGTccaagtccgagtcatcagtgctcgagtccgagtcatcagtgctcgagtccgagtccaagtctgAGACATCAGTGGTTGagtccgagtcatcagtgctcgactccaagtccaagtcatcagtgctcgagtccgagtccaagtctgagtcatcagtgctcgagtccgagtccaagtccgagtcatcagTGGTTGagtccgagtcatcagtgctcgagtccgagtccaagtcatCAGTGGTTGagtccgagtcatcagtgctcgagtccaagtctgaGACATCAGTGGTTGagtccgagtcatcagtgctcgactccaagtccaagtcatcagtgctcgagtccgagtccaagtccgagtcatcagtgctcgagtccgagtccaagtctgagtcatcaatgctcgagtccgagtccaagtccgagtcatcagtgcttgagtccaagttgagtcacgagtcctgcaaaaTGGGACTTGAGTGCTACAACACTGCTGTGTACTTATTTAATCAAGACACAGTCAAGGTACTGCACATGTAACAGTTACAGTGTCCTGATCAATCAGGCAAAAATGACTTTAAACGACAACTGTCATACTTATAATTCTCAAGACTGTGAAGAATCTGAATTTAATGTCAATGTGCAATCTTTCATTTAACAGACACGTCATTCTGTGATAAAATCAGAGAGTGGTCACGACTCTGAATGAGAAGCCGGTAAAGACACTCAGGGATTTAAAGATGTTGGTGCAGCTGTTGACTTAAGTCCAGGTCTGAACCGACCCAGGTGTGTTTGATTCTGCACTGAAATCATAAAACTAATGACAAGCAACCTGATCAAATAACAGTTGCATGAAATCACTCACTACTAGACTTATTGGTTCAAGAGACGAGGACAGACTTTCTCAAACTCTCGGCttactctttgtgtttctgagatAAAAGCAGCGAACTCTGCCAACATTCTCCAGCCTGGTTTAAACTGCTGCATCTGCTCTATGCCGTGGTCAGGGCCATAAGTCCGCCTAGCCCCGTACCTCTGCAGAAGCCTACATATGTAGCCTGACGTACActtcctcaaaaatgtaatgcTGAAACAACAGACTgcgagccctgtgattggtctgttgGGTAGCATAGTACTTCTGGAGTTGCCGTTCATTGGCTGTACAGACCATCTCCTCCaacatctcttcttttttttgttgcaataATTGCAGTTTGATCAACATTCATCAGCTCCAACTTTAACATTGTACCTTCAGATACATCATAGTTTCCTACACAAACATGTAACAGAACGTAACAGAGCTGGAAACTGGGGATATGACTAGCAGAGAAATCGCACAGCTGAGGAGTGTTCTGGCAGAGCATTGCAGAGCGACGCGGACACTCTGGACAAGAAGCCAAGAAGCGTGTGGCGTTCATGCTGGTGTCAGCCACTATGACTCAGCGTCAATGCAGAAAACTTTGCTTCGTCTGTTGAAACTTCTAAAACCAGTTACATTAAATCTGTTTCTACAGTCCTCTGGTTAATCCCGTTCAGCTGGTCTGATTATAGTGAGCGTTGTGTATATTTGCTGTTTCACTGCAACTGGTTATTAAATCTCAAGTGTtgcatgatttttattttgtggcttttttgtttatctttcatTCTGTATCTGTAATATGTTGTGAAAAGCTCTTTGTACCTTGTGTCTGTGAAGAGTgctctgtaaataaaacatatttactcTGCTCACAGacggtttgtttgtttttaatcaaactgCATGAGACACTGAGTTCACTTCAGAAACAAGTCTCAGCTTGAAACAGCTTCGACTTTCTTATCTGCACCCAGGGGTGAGAAAGTTGAAGAAGTCCTACAGTTGACAGTCTTTATGTCTGGATGATATAATGGAAGATGACTCGTGTGTTGTAAGAAGAGTGTTAAGGACGGAGCTAAAGCAGCGGGACAGGACAGGGGGGCCACCGGGCAACACCACTGAGCTGCTCAGGGCGACTTCCGTCTGTAAGTGGCACCATTAAAATATTTAAGAGGCCTGTCCAGATAACATGCTGCCGCACAGCGTGATTCCTCAGCCACGCCACGACTGCGTGTCATGCTGAGAAGTGTGCACgtaccgacacacacacacacacacacacacacaaacactccatgCTGACACAACAGTGCCAAGAGGCGCTGAGCGTCCAGCAGACCAGTGGCTGGTGATCCATTTCACGCTGACTGGCGTCAGGCACATTAAAGCATTTTTCTCTGTCATGTGGGGCCATGTCACTGAAGGGCCATACATCAGTCTGTATTCCTGTCGCCTTTGCCttaaaaaacaagcacacacacacacgcgcatgcacacacacacatgcacacacacacacacacacacacacacacacgcagtggCCGAGCTGATGGacgaagaaaagagaaaagaactgAGGAAAACTGAGGTGCTGTGGCGCCACGCAAAGGCACTGAATGAttttttttgaagtattttctatTAAGACAAAAACTTTGTAGCATcaacaaaatagaaaaatactttCATTACCACTGTGTGAAGTCTAACAACAGAAATGCAGTCTGAATCCTTCAGTCTCAGCTTCAGTACCTTCAGAACGGTCTTGATATCTTCCTTGGTGCAGCCGTCTAGCTTGGTGACTCGGTGCTCCAGCCACTGCTGCACCACAGCCCTGCTCTCTGCAGAGTCTCCCAGCAGCTCCGGGCGCTTTGCTTCTTTCACCAGGTGACAAGCGATGGTCACCAGTCCCACCAGTGGAGGGCCATTATTATTCTGTAACACAGGGATCTGTATGGACGGGTGGGAAAGAGAGGGCACAGAGGCAACAGTGAgaagcacagagagaggaagaacgaCAACAGATTGAGCTTTAATTGATCATATTTCAATTCAGACAATGTTAGGATGTCACTGCATTTGATTGCATCTCTTTTTAACACAGATCTGTGCAGACAGAACATGCAACCTTCTAATGGTCCCAAGATGAATGAGTTGTATGCACTAGGGGtataacgattcatctactacatcgatggaTCGATtgatattcctatgatccgactacatggatctgtgctcggcaagttggccttccggacgacatatatggatgtaacattgttttaaaaggtaataagataagataagagattcctttactcgtcccacatgGGGAgattcaagtgttacagtaacagagtagacaaagtgcaaaagaaatatataaagcaaacaagagcctataaatgaacaattattaaaaagttattagcaattaaaattaaaatctactcgggacaaaaacatcacaacaacaacaacagcagcctgttgcaccagctgtgcctaagttcaaacgtagcctagtttgaacggaagttctcatttaggatggagtttacactctgctAACGTTTTGTGTGTTGCACCAGCTTAAGttgcaacttaattcttacacttgggtcctagtaggtgtaaagccCTCCGTAGGGTACCCGTTGCTAGGAGCGTCATTTTGAAAAGTGGgatgatgaggagatacagagggtcctCCCAGCTATATGACGCCTGCAACGTGATATCCGCGAGAGATTAAATCCTtgagaaaaatatgatgaccaagatttgccctcctgagtattaacacatgttgtagttgataattgtACCACTCAATGTCACTTTTATTATAGAcaccgtagattaaggatttagaCTGTAGTTATcattactttagtttgtttcagctgttggtcagttctgagacgattaggcacgagagataacaatgcatcagaattggtgctttcctctgattggccgcTGGAAGTGTATACGTCATATCTgagacaatgttttggttagcttGGACCAAGcggtgccggatacggccctggtggtgaggctttcagcagtgtgactgccccctggtggctggctgcagtataggtcaaaaaatccgtctcccccattcatttgaatgggggagcagtcaaactttaaaaaataaatacacgtcgtacgaatgtttctcatatccgtatgctgtggttatatgtagttagtatttgactgttttgtgtccaaggcttcttttttctgaaaagtttctttttcgttagttattagagtttaaaaaacggggttttacttcctgtttcttttgattcacagccgccgtagaacgaaacttcaaaggacacacagcgtcttgtgacattacgctgtagggcggagcttattacaaaggcttcacaggctctggctgcacaatggctgcaccaagcggcaaactccggtctcaaacgatgaagccaatgtggaagtgatataaactgcaatacatcgaaaatccgcttgaggctggctgcagaaacaccggaaaccacatagatatgaatgggaaaaagacgatctttgcagcattaataaacatgtttacagcctggttcaaaaaacggcttggccctacaacgctaatctctctaatggcatacactgtacggggggtgaatttttttctaacgtgacggttaagaagatattaagattatgtgttttgcccaaataaggacatgactgacgtgactcccggtcgggaacacacagccattggctaagagactcacactacgtcacactctgcctagttgagttccgcattaccaatatggctgccgccgtcgatttgcttcaaaacagctctcagggacagatgggtgacgtcacggatactacgtccatattttttacagtctatgggctgcacccaggagagggattttttggcttcagatctgTACAACaggggaagaggcggagcaacactgtccatttttatttacagtctatggtttggacgTTATGGTCTACTAGTTCAGATGAACCTCATGTCTCCGTgttgcaaccaaacaatgacacaacttaagttacaaactaacta
This is a stretch of genomic DNA from Notolabrus celidotus isolate fNotCel1 chromosome 17, fNotCel1.pri, whole genome shotgun sequence. It encodes these proteins:
- the eef1e1 gene encoding eukaryotic translation elongation factor 1 epsilon-1 isoform X2, translating into MIPVLQNNNGPPLVGLVTIACHLVKEAKRPELLGDSAESRAVVQQWLEHRVTKLDGCTKEDIKTVLKDLNLYLQDKVFLAGNQLTVADVFMYFGIHPLIVDLAVQEKEQYVNVTRWFDHMQHHPGLRHHLPPVVVLRNRIYTSRHH
- the eef1e1 gene encoding eukaryotic translation elongation factor 1 epsilon-1 isoform X1, whose product is MALRELSSLERYLGLKKPNKYSTQGDKKIPVLQNNNGPPLVGLVTIACHLVKEAKRPELLGDSAESRAVVQQWLEHRVTKLDGCTKEDIKTVLKDLNLYLQDKVFLAGNQLTVADVFMYFGIHPLIVDLAVQEKEQYVNVTRWFDHMQHHPGLRHHLPPVVVLRNRIYTSRHH